The following proteins are co-located in the Thermus thermophilus HB8 genome:
- a CDS encoding bifunctional folylpolyglutamate synthase/dihydrofolate synthase, which translates to MDPLSWLYARQGRFAPGLERIRAFLARLGHPEEAYPVALVGGTNGKGTTARALAAILEEAGFRVGLYTSPHLVDFRERIQVQGRPIPEEKLLALLAELRPHAERLEASFFEVATALALLHFAREGVEFAVLEVGLGGRLDATNATEPVLSVVTNVGHDHLEVLGPTLKDVAREKAGIFRGGVPALTAARGEGLGVLRAEALARKTPLWVLGEDFHAEGVEALPQGLAFTLRLERTGEALRLTARLLGPHQAENLALAALSGRLLGAGWEAVKRGVARAENPGRLQRLLWRGRELLLDGAHNPEGALALREALRFHGLLPAAFVLGFSRDKDHAAMAEALRGLGPVVLTRYASPRSEDPRALLPLFPGAKVVEDPLEALEEAFSREGRVVVAGSLYLVGEVLRRLEGLPAEERWQ; encoded by the coding sequence ATGGACCCCCTCTCCTGGCTCTACGCCCGGCAGGGCCGCTTTGCCCCGGGCCTGGAGCGGATCCGGGCCTTCCTCGCCCGCCTTGGCCACCCCGAGGAGGCCTATCCCGTGGCCCTCGTGGGGGGGACGAACGGGAAGGGCACCACCGCCCGGGCCCTCGCCGCCATCCTGGAGGAGGCGGGGTTTAGGGTGGGCCTCTACACCAGCCCCCACCTGGTGGACTTCCGGGAGCGCATCCAGGTCCAGGGAAGGCCGATCCCCGAGGAGAAGCTCCTCGCGCTTTTGGCGGAGCTCCGTCCCCACGCCGAGCGCCTGGAGGCGAGCTTCTTTGAGGTTGCCACCGCCCTCGCCCTCCTCCACTTCGCCCGGGAGGGGGTGGAGTTCGCCGTCCTCGAGGTGGGCCTGGGGGGGCGCCTGGACGCCACCAACGCCACAGAACCCGTCCTCTCCGTGGTCACCAACGTCGGCCACGACCACCTCGAGGTCCTGGGCCCCACCCTGAAGGACGTGGCCCGGGAGAAGGCGGGGATCTTCCGCGGGGGCGTCCCCGCCCTCACCGCCGCCCGGGGGGAGGGGCTTGGGGTCTTGCGGGCCGAGGCCTTGGCCCGCAAGACCCCCTTGTGGGTCCTGGGGGAGGACTTCCACGCCGAGGGGGTGGAGGCCCTGCCCCAGGGCCTCGCCTTCACCCTGCGCCTGGAGAGGACGGGGGAGGCCCTGAGGCTCACCGCCCGCCTCCTCGGCCCCCATCAGGCGGAGAACCTGGCCCTGGCCGCCCTTTCGGGCCGCCTCCTCGGGGCGGGCTGGGAGGCGGTGAAGCGGGGCGTGGCCCGGGCGGAAAACCCGGGGAGGCTCCAGCGGCTTCTTTGGCGGGGGAGGGAGCTCCTTCTGGACGGGGCCCACAACCCGGAGGGGGCCTTGGCCCTGAGGGAGGCCCTACGCTTCCACGGTCTGCTTCCCGCCGCCTTCGTCCTGGGCTTCAGCCGGGACAAGGACCACGCCGCCATGGCCGAGGCCCTGAGGGGCTTGGGCCCCGTGGTCCTCACCCGCTACGCCTCCCCGAGAAGCGAGGACCCCAGGGCCCTCCTTCCCCTCTTCCCGGGGGCCAAGGTGGTGGAGGACCCCCTCGAGGCCCTGGAGGAGGCCTTCTCCCGGGAGGGCCGGGTGGTGGTGGCGGGAAGCCTCTACCTGGTGGGGGAGGTTCTCCGCCGCCTTGAGGGGCTTCCCGCCGAGGAGCGTTGGCAGTAG
- the perR gene encoding manganese-dependent transcriptional regulator PerR, translated as MALKRLTRQRKAILEVVRQARHHPDAAWIYQEVRKRVPKVSLGTIYRNLEALVAEGYLVPITKAGEATRYDANLHPHHHLVCEACGAIVDLEVDLPDLRALAREAHPGVEVREAEVTFKGLCPACKAALKG; from the coding sequence ATGGCGCTGAAGCGTCTTACCCGCCAGCGCAAGGCCATCCTCGAGGTGGTGCGGCAGGCCCGGCACCACCCGGACGCCGCCTGGATCTACCAGGAGGTGCGCAAGCGGGTGCCCAAGGTGAGCCTAGGCACCATCTACCGCAACCTCGAGGCCTTGGTGGCCGAAGGCTACCTCGTCCCCATCACCAAGGCGGGGGAGGCCACCCGCTACGACGCCAACCTCCACCCCCACCACCACCTGGTCTGTGAGGCCTGCGGGGCCATCGTGGACCTGGAGGTGGACCTCCCCGACCTCCGCGCCCTCGCCCGGGAGGCCCACCCCGGGGTGGAGGTGCGGGAGGCCGAGGTGACCTTCAAGGGGCTCTGCCCCGCCTGCAAGGCCGCCCTCAAGGGCTAG
- the hemC gene encoding hydroxymethylbilane synthase — translation MRVVVVGTRGSALALAQTRFVVERLKETWPETEFKIRTIKTRGDQGASPREEAIFVKEIQEALLSREIDIAVHSLKDLPTESPRGLKIASVPRRQDPRDVFLGKAAKRLKDLPPGAVVGTSSVRRKAQILALRPDLVVRDLRGNVDTRLAALGNGEYDGIVLAAAGLIRLDLRNRIDEFLDPGEVLPAPGQGALALEVREGDDLAEELCYALHHPPSYHRVRAERAFLRGLGAGCLAPVGALAHVEEDGTLRLEGVLLTPDGKSFIRAEIEGDVSEAEELGLDLARDVLEQGGREILAQIR, via the coding sequence ATGCGCGTCGTCGTGGTGGGAACCCGGGGGAGCGCCCTGGCCCTGGCCCAGACCCGCTTCGTGGTGGAGAGGCTCAAGGAGACCTGGCCCGAGACGGAGTTCAAGATCCGCACGATTAAGACCCGGGGGGACCAGGGGGCGAGCCCGAGGGAGGAGGCCATCTTCGTCAAGGAGATCCAGGAGGCCCTGCTCTCCCGGGAGATTGACATCGCCGTTCACTCCCTCAAGGACCTGCCCACCGAGTCGCCCCGGGGGCTCAAGATCGCCTCCGTGCCCCGGCGGCAGGACCCCCGGGACGTCTTCCTGGGCAAGGCGGCCAAGCGCCTCAAGGACCTCCCCCCGGGGGCGGTGGTGGGGACGAGCTCCGTGCGCCGCAAGGCCCAGATCCTCGCCCTGAGGCCGGACCTCGTGGTGCGGGACCTCCGGGGCAACGTGGACACCCGGCTCGCCGCTTTGGGCAACGGGGAGTACGACGGCATCGTCCTCGCGGCGGCGGGGCTCATCCGCCTGGACCTCAGGAACCGCATTGACGAGTTCCTGGACCCCGGCGAGGTGCTCCCCGCCCCCGGCCAGGGGGCCTTGGCCCTGGAGGTGCGGGAAGGGGACGACCTGGCCGAGGAGCTCTGCTACGCCCTGCACCACCCCCCCTCCTACCACCGGGTCCGGGCGGAGCGGGCTTTCCTTAGGGGCCTTGGGGCCGGGTGCCTGGCCCCCGTGGGGGCCCTCGCCCACGTGGAGGAGGACGGGACGCTGCGGCTTGAGGGGGTCCTCCTCACCCCGGACGGGAAGAGCTTCATCCGGGCGGAGATTGAGGGGGATGTTTCCGAGGCCGAGGAACTGGGGCTGGACCTGGCCCGGGACGTCCTGGAGCAGGGCGGGCGGGAGATCCTCGCCCAAATCCGATAG
- a CDS encoding FKBP-type peptidyl-prolyl cis-trans isomerase, producing MKVGQDKVVTIRYTLQVEGEVLDQGELSYLHGHRNLIPGLEEALEGREEGEAFQAHVPAEKAYGPHDPEGVQVVPLSAFPEDAEVVPGAQFYAQDMEGNPMPLTVVAVEGEEVTVDFNHPLAGKDLDFQVEVVKVREATPEELLHGHAH from the coding sequence ATGAAGGTTGGACAGGACAAGGTTGTGACCATCCGCTACACCCTCCAGGTGGAGGGTGAGGTTCTGGACCAGGGGGAGCTTTCCTACCTCCACGGCCACCGCAACCTCATCCCGGGCCTCGAGGAGGCCCTGGAGGGCCGGGAGGAGGGGGAGGCTTTCCAGGCCCACGTCCCCGCCGAGAAGGCCTACGGCCCCCACGACCCCGAGGGGGTCCAGGTGGTGCCCCTCTCCGCCTTCCCCGAGGACGCCGAGGTGGTTCCCGGGGCCCAGTTCTACGCCCAGGACATGGAGGGGAACCCCATGCCCCTCACCGTGGTGGCGGTGGAAGGGGAGGAGGTGACCGTGGACTTCAACCACCCCCTGGCGGGCAAGGACCTGGACTTCCAGGTGGAGGTGGTGAAGGTCCGCGAGGCCACCCCCGAGGAACTCCTGCACGGCCACGCCCACTAA
- the cysK gene encoding cysteine synthase A, with protein MRVEGAIGKTPVVRLAKVVEPDMAEVWVKLEGLNPGGSIKDRPAWYMIKDAEERGILRPGSGQVIVEPTSGNTGIGLAMIAASRGYRLILTMPAQMSEERKRVLKAFGAELVLTDPERRMLAAREEALRLKEELGAFMPDQFKNPANVRAHYETTGPELYEALEGRIDAFVYGSGTGGTITGVGRYLKERIPHVKVIAVEPARSNVLSGGKMGQHGFQGMGPGFIPENLDLSLLDGVIQVWEEDAFPLARRLAREEGLFLGMSSGGIVWAALQVARELGPGKRVACISPDGGWKYLSTPLYAEP; from the coding sequence ATGCGGGTGGAGGGCGCCATCGGCAAGACCCCCGTGGTCCGCCTCGCCAAGGTGGTGGAGCCGGATATGGCCGAGGTCTGGGTCAAGCTGGAAGGGCTGAACCCTGGGGGCTCCATCAAGGACCGCCCCGCCTGGTACATGATCAAGGACGCCGAGGAGCGGGGGATCCTGAGGCCGGGCTCGGGACAGGTCATCGTGGAGCCCACGAGCGGCAACACCGGCATCGGCCTCGCCATGATCGCCGCAAGCCGGGGCTACCGCCTCATCCTCACCATGCCCGCCCAGATGTCCGAGGAGCGGAAGCGGGTCCTCAAGGCCTTTGGCGCCGAGCTCGTCCTCACCGACCCGGAAAGGCGGATGCTCGCGGCGAGGGAGGAGGCGCTAAGGCTCAAGGAGGAGCTCGGGGCCTTCATGCCGGACCAGTTCAAAAACCCCGCCAACGTCCGGGCCCACTACGAGACCACGGGGCCCGAGCTCTACGAGGCCCTGGAGGGCCGCATAGACGCCTTCGTCTACGGCTCCGGCACCGGGGGGACGATCACGGGGGTGGGCCGCTACCTCAAGGAAAGGATCCCCCACGTGAAGGTCATCGCCGTGGAGCCCGCCCGCTCCAACGTCCTCTCCGGAGGGAAGATGGGCCAGCACGGGTTCCAGGGCATGGGCCCGGGCTTCATCCCCGAGAACCTGGACCTTTCCCTCCTGGACGGGGTGATCCAGGTCTGGGAGGAGGACGCCTTTCCCTTGGCCCGGCGGCTCGCCCGGGAGGAGGGGCTTTTCCTGGGGATGAGCTCGGGGGGGATCGTCTGGGCCGCCCTCCAGGTGGCCCGGGAGCTCGGCCCCGGGAAACGGGTGGCCTGCATCAGCCCGGACGGCGGCTGGAAGTACCTCTCCACCCCCCTTTACGCCGAGCCCTAG
- a CDS encoding phage holin family protein encodes MRSLFARLLLNTVALWFLTLLYPGVYFRAGAGLLDYLVAGAVWGLANALVRPVLLFLTLPLNLLTLGLFTLVVNGLVLFLVAAVTPLEVTGFGAALVGALVLSLVSLVLSWALRD; translated from the coding sequence ATGCGGAGCCTCTTCGCCCGCCTCCTCTTGAACACCGTGGCCCTCTGGTTCCTCACCCTCCTCTACCCCGGGGTCTACTTCCGCGCTGGGGCGGGGCTTCTGGACTACCTGGTGGCGGGGGCGGTGTGGGGCCTGGCCAACGCCCTCGTGCGCCCCGTCCTCCTCTTCCTCACCCTCCCCTTAAACCTCCTCACCCTGGGCCTCTTCACCCTGGTGGTGAACGGCCTCGTCCTCTTCCTCGTCGCCGCCGTCACCCCCTTGGAGGTGACGGGGTTCGGGGCCGCCCTGGTGGGGGCCTTGGTGCTGAGCCTGGTGAGCCTGGTGCTCAGCTGGGCCCTGAGGGACTAG
- a CDS encoding CBS domain-containing protein, with protein sequence MTVRQVLVHKGGGVHAIHPEATVLDALRKLAEHDIGALLVMEGERLLGIFTERDYARKLVLLGRFSKDTKVREVMTTDVPTVAPEASLEEAMRLMTERRTRHLPVVEGERVVGVVSIGDLVKAIITHQGMLIAELSRYVSENR encoded by the coding sequence ATGACGGTTCGCCAGGTGCTCGTGCACAAGGGGGGTGGGGTCCACGCCATCCACCCCGAGGCCACGGTGCTGGACGCCCTGAGGAAGCTCGCGGAGCACGACATCGGGGCCCTCCTCGTCATGGAGGGGGAGCGGCTTCTCGGCATCTTCACCGAGCGGGACTACGCCCGCAAGCTCGTCCTCCTGGGGCGCTTCTCCAAGGACACCAAGGTGCGGGAGGTGATGACCACGGACGTCCCCACCGTGGCCCCCGAGGCCTCCTTGGAGGAGGCCATGCGCCTCATGACCGAGCGCCGCACCCGGCACCTTCCCGTGGTGGAGGGGGAGCGGGTCGTGGGGGTGGTGTCCATCGGGGACCTGGTCAAGGCCATCATCACCCACCAGGGGATGCTCATCGCGGAGCTTTCCCGCTACGTGAGCGAGAACCGCTAG
- a CDS encoding universal stress protein, which translates to MRILLATDGSPQARGAEALAEWLAYKLSAPLTVLFVVDTRLARIPELLDFGALTVPVPVLRTELERALALRGEAVLERVRQSALAAGVAVEAVLEEGVPHEAILRRARAADLLVLGRSGEAHGDGFGGLGSTADRVLRASPVPVLLAPGEPVELEGALLGYDASESAVRALHALAPLARALGLGVRVVSVHEDPARAEAWALEAEAYLRDHGVEASALVLGGDAADHLLRLQGPGDLLALGAPVRRLVFGSTAERVIRNAQGPVLTAR; encoded by the coding sequence ATGAGGATCCTCCTCGCCACCGACGGCTCGCCCCAGGCGCGGGGGGCGGAGGCCTTGGCCGAGTGGCTGGCCTACAAGCTTTCCGCCCCCCTCACGGTCCTCTTCGTGGTGGACACCCGCCTCGCCCGCATCCCGGAGCTTTTGGACTTCGGGGCCCTCACGGTGCCCGTGCCCGTCCTCCGGACCGAGTTGGAGCGGGCCTTGGCCCTTAGGGGGGAGGCGGTGCTGGAGCGGGTGCGGCAGAGCGCCCTGGCGGCGGGGGTGGCGGTGGAGGCGGTCCTGGAGGAGGGCGTGCCCCACGAGGCCATCCTGCGGCGCGCCCGGGCGGCGGACCTCCTGGTCCTGGGGCGGAGCGGGGAGGCCCACGGGGACGGGTTCGGCGGCCTCGGCAGCACGGCGGACCGGGTGCTCCGGGCCTCCCCCGTCCCCGTCCTCCTCGCCCCCGGGGAGCCCGTGGAGCTCGAGGGCGCCCTTTTGGGCTACGACGCCTCGGAGAGCGCCGTCCGGGCCCTGCACGCCCTCGCCCCCCTGGCCCGGGCCTTGGGGCTTGGGGTCCGGGTGGTGAGCGTCCACGAGGACCCGGCCCGGGCGGAGGCCTGGGCCCTCGAGGCCGAGGCCTACCTCCGGGACCACGGGGTGGAGGCGAGCGCCCTCGTCCTGGGGGGGGACGCGGCCGATCACCTTCTCCGCCTCCAGGGCCCCGGGGACCTCCTGGCCCTGGGGGCGCCTGTGCGGCGGCTCGTCTTCGGCAGCACCGCCGAGCGGGTGATCCGCAACGCCCAGGGCCCCGTCCTCACCGCCCGCTAG
- a CDS encoding MFS transporter: MLPLLLAWLHTTNDLFSNFLTPLLPKLMDRFGVGLGTAGLLVSAYSLTGSLLQPFAGLVADRVDRRLLAALGPVLVALGMGSMGLWPRFEALLFVLALAGVGSALFHASGASLVGEYAPTERRGFWLSFFGSAGNLGLSLGPIVALYVAGRWGLEALFWLTPLVLLPALVLLRLPPVRRAGRPAGFRDFLRVFRGDVARLWGMATLRSLVFLSFSTTLPYWYATKGLPDGYTALSLSIYSLSATLGILVGGTLSDRLGRKAVLVGTLTLGLPLYLGLLFFPAENPLYLLLLAATGALMNAGIPVAVALAQELEPGQTATVSGLLMGFTWGFAGLFYAPIGRLIEAFGVLPVLLGLGVLLLPAWALARGVREPARTMGV; the protein is encoded by the coding sequence GTGCTGCCCCTCCTTCTCGCCTGGCTCCACACCACCAACGACCTCTTCTCCAACTTCCTCACCCCCCTTCTGCCCAAGCTCATGGACCGCTTCGGGGTCGGCCTAGGGACGGCGGGCCTTCTGGTTTCCGCCTACTCCCTCACGGGGAGCCTCCTTCAGCCCTTCGCCGGCCTGGTGGCCGACCGGGTGGACCGGAGGCTCCTCGCGGCCCTCGGCCCCGTGCTGGTGGCTTTGGGCATGGGTTCCATGGGCCTTTGGCCCCGGTTTGAGGCCCTGCTCTTCGTCCTGGCCCTGGCGGGCGTGGGCTCCGCCCTCTTTCACGCCTCCGGGGCGAGCCTCGTGGGGGAGTACGCCCCCACGGAAAGGAGGGGCTTCTGGCTTTCCTTCTTCGGCTCCGCGGGGAACCTGGGGCTTTCCCTGGGGCCCATCGTGGCCCTGTACGTGGCGGGGCGGTGGGGCCTCGAGGCCCTCTTCTGGCTCACCCCCCTGGTCCTCCTCCCCGCCCTCGTCCTCCTCCGCCTGCCCCCGGTGCGCCGCGCGGGGAGGCCCGCGGGCTTCCGGGACTTCCTGCGCGTCTTCCGGGGGGACGTGGCGCGGCTTTGGGGGATGGCCACCCTGCGGAGCCTGGTCTTCCTCAGCTTCTCCACCACCCTGCCCTACTGGTACGCCACCAAGGGCCTTCCCGACGGGTACACGGCCCTCTCCCTCTCCATTTACAGCCTCTCCGCCACCTTGGGCATCCTCGTCGGCGGGACCTTGTCGGACCGGCTGGGGCGGAAGGCGGTCTTGGTGGGCACCCTCACCCTGGGCCTGCCCCTTTACCTGGGCCTCCTCTTCTTCCCCGCGGAAAACCCTTTGTACCTCCTCCTCCTTGCCGCCACCGGGGCCCTGATGAACGCGGGGATCCCCGTGGCCGTGGCCCTGGCCCAGGAGCTGGAGCCGGGGCAGACGGCCACGGTCTCGGGCCTCCTCATGGGGTTCACCTGGGGCTTCGCCGGCCTCTTCTACGCCCCCATCGGGCGGCTCATTGAGGCCTTCGGGGTCCTGCCGGTGCTCTTGGGCCTCGGGGTGTTGCTCCTGCCCGCCTGGGCCCTGGCCCGGGGGGTGCGGGAGCCTGCCCGTACAATGGGGGTATGA
- a CDS encoding peptidylprolyl isomerase: MFGLSKRAITILFGLLALAFALGAILLFTPQAAQQTRGKPVLWVNGKALYELDLLRLQGNDPLYAASPEGLLKTLVDTYFLEQVILTEALKQDAARVRVSSAEVRQEVNRIREQFGLKDKAAYEQFLNQVGYTDAQLRAEVKTQLQIQKRLEQIRSGAKPTEEEVRFYYEVFKENYRTEPRVKARQIVVDDKALAEELAAKAKAGEDFAALARQHSKVGAEQGGALGAGPGEAEPKPVTQVVFPTEVGEAVFALKGPGVVGPIAAGGRYYIVKVEEYLPSTLPAFEEVKDRVAQDAERAKGNGVLEAYLEELRKKAQVRFAEDNPYAYQNPPVAKVNEKEILLSEVLQPVFSNQQTVALVQQGLGELAVQFFLPQTLENLIDRELLVEAARKSGKPFIGSKAEIAEAYLRYETRDVTASEEEARAFYSENPALFTVPASAKVIGVNFKEEAQAKAFRAAALRGGDLEALAKAQEGTVTDYGTVNPNQLPAVLDRLVFKITETFPQGPLGEVSEVIKMEDGSYTVLLISDRKAEELKGFAQVAEEARQGAVNRKRSEKAQALIQALREEAKIENRLAEVLQALTPKTPSQDQPNSQEQPQPEEAPANNP, encoded by the coding sequence GTGTTCGGTCTCAGCAAACGCGCCATCACCATCCTCTTCGGCCTTCTGGCCCTGGCCTTCGCCCTGGGGGCCATCCTCCTCTTCACCCCCCAGGCGGCGCAGCAGACCCGGGGCAAGCCGGTCCTTTGGGTGAACGGCAAGGCCCTCTACGAGCTGGACCTCCTCCGGCTCCAAGGAAACGACCCCCTCTACGCCGCAAGCCCCGAGGGCCTGCTCAAGACCTTGGTGGACACCTACTTCCTGGAGCAGGTCATCCTCACCGAGGCCCTGAAGCAGGACGCCGCCCGGGTGCGGGTCTCCAGCGCCGAGGTGCGCCAGGAGGTGAACCGCATCCGGGAGCAGTTCGGCCTAAAGGACAAGGCGGCCTACGAGCAGTTCCTCAACCAGGTGGGTTACACGGACGCCCAGCTTAGGGCCGAGGTCAAGACCCAGCTCCAGATCCAGAAGCGTCTGGAGCAGATCCGCTCGGGCGCTAAGCCCACCGAGGAGGAGGTGCGGTTCTACTACGAGGTCTTCAAGGAGAACTACAGGACCGAGCCCCGGGTGAAGGCCCGCCAGATCGTGGTGGACGACAAGGCCCTCGCCGAGGAGCTCGCCGCCAAGGCCAAGGCCGGGGAGGACTTCGCCGCCCTGGCCCGCCAGCACTCCAAGGTGGGGGCGGAGCAGGGGGGCGCTTTGGGGGCGGGCCCCGGGGAGGCGGAGCCCAAGCCCGTGACCCAGGTGGTCTTCCCCACGGAGGTGGGGGAAGCGGTCTTCGCCCTGAAGGGGCCGGGCGTGGTGGGGCCCATCGCCGCAGGAGGCCGGTACTACATCGTGAAGGTGGAGGAATACCTCCCCTCTACCCTCCCCGCCTTTGAGGAGGTCAAGGACCGGGTGGCCCAGGACGCAGAGAGGGCCAAGGGGAACGGCGTCCTCGAGGCCTACCTGGAAGAGCTCCGCAAGAAGGCCCAGGTCCGCTTCGCCGAGGACAACCCCTACGCCTACCAGAACCCGCCCGTGGCCAAGGTCAACGAGAAGGAGATCCTCCTCAGCGAGGTGCTCCAGCCCGTCTTCTCCAACCAGCAGACGGTGGCCCTGGTCCAGCAGGGCCTGGGGGAGCTCGCCGTCCAGTTCTTCCTTCCCCAGACCCTGGAGAACCTCATTGACCGGGAGCTCCTGGTGGAGGCGGCCCGAAAAAGCGGCAAGCCCTTCATCGGCTCCAAGGCGGAGATCGCCGAGGCCTACCTCCGCTACGAGACCCGGGACGTGACGGCGAGCGAGGAGGAGGCCCGGGCCTTCTACAGCGAGAACCCCGCCCTCTTCACCGTGCCCGCGAGCGCCAAGGTGATCGGGGTGAACTTCAAGGAGGAAGCCCAGGCCAAGGCCTTCCGGGCCGCGGCCCTTAGGGGCGGGGACCTCGAGGCCCTGGCCAAGGCCCAAGAAGGCACGGTCACCGACTACGGCACCGTGAACCCCAACCAGCTCCCCGCCGTCCTGGACCGCCTGGTCTTCAAGATCACCGAGACCTTCCCCCAAGGCCCCTTGGGGGAGGTGAGCGAGGTGATCAAGATGGAAGACGGCTCCTACACCGTCCTCCTCATCTCCGACCGCAAGGCGGAGGAGCTGAAGGGCTTCGCCCAGGTGGCCGAGGAGGCCCGGCAGGGAGCGGTCAACCGGAAGCGGAGCGAAAAGGCCCAGGCCCTGATCCAGGCCCTGCGCGAGGAGGCGAAAATCGAGAACCGGCTGGCCGAGGTGCTGCAGGCCCTCACCCCCAAAACCCCCTCCCAGGACCAACCCAACTCCCAGGAACAACCCCAGCCTGAAGAGGCCCCGGCCAACAACCCCTAA
- a CDS encoding phosphoglucomutase — MEITRLLTLYYEATPDPQNPLEGVRFGTSGHRGSSLKATFTEAHVLAIAQAIAELRPSFGATGPLFLAKDTHALSEPAWATALSVFAAHGIEVRVEADGDYTPTPLVSLAILEHNAHHEAKADGVLLTPSHNPPEDGGFKYNPPTGGPANARITRAIEERANALLQEGLKGVKRLPLREALARAKPFDYAGLYVEKVAEAVDLEAIRASGLRIGVDPLGGASLRVWERLAESHGLPLEVVNPTLDPTFRFMPKDHDGKIRMDCSSPYAMAGLLALKDRFDLAIGNDPDADRHGIVTPRGLMNPNHYLAAALHHLYTTRSWPGAKVGKTAVTSALLDRVAQALGREVYETPVGFKHFVAGLLEGWLGFAGEESAGASFLRFDGRPFSTDKDGILMGLLAAELMAKRGQAPDALYEALAEKLGRPYYARKDLPVSPEAKARLARLSAKEVHPSTLAGEPVLQVLDRATGNGEPLGGIKVVAANAWFAVRPSGTEDVAKVYAESFLGEAHLERVLEEATALLHKALA; from the coding sequence ATGGAGATCACCCGGCTCCTCACCCTCTACTACGAGGCGACCCCAGACCCCCAAAACCCCTTGGAGGGGGTCCGCTTCGGCACGAGCGGCCACCGGGGAAGCAGCCTCAAGGCCACTTTCACCGAGGCCCACGTCCTGGCCATCGCCCAGGCCATCGCCGAGCTCCGGCCAAGCTTCGGGGCCACGGGGCCCCTCTTCCTGGCCAAGGACACCCACGCCCTCTCCGAGCCCGCCTGGGCCACGGCCCTCTCCGTCTTCGCCGCCCACGGAATAGAGGTCCGCGTGGAGGCGGACGGGGACTACACCCCCACGCCCCTCGTCTCCCTGGCCATCCTGGAGCACAACGCCCACCACGAGGCCAAGGCCGATGGCGTCCTCCTCACCCCGAGCCACAACCCCCCGGAGGACGGCGGCTTCAAGTACAACCCCCCCACGGGGGGTCCGGCGAACGCCCGCATCACCCGGGCCATAGAGGAGAGGGCCAACGCCCTCCTCCAGGAGGGCCTCAAGGGCGTGAAGCGCCTCCCCCTCCGGGAGGCCCTGGCCCGGGCCAAGCCTTTTGACTACGCGGGGCTTTACGTGGAAAAGGTGGCGGAGGCGGTGGACCTCGAGGCCATCCGGGCCTCGGGCCTTAGGATCGGGGTGGACCCCTTAGGGGGGGCGAGCCTAAGGGTGTGGGAGCGGCTCGCCGAGTCCCACGGGCTCCCCCTGGAGGTGGTGAACCCCACCCTAGACCCCACCTTCCGCTTCATGCCCAAGGACCACGACGGCAAGATCCGCATGGACTGCTCCAGCCCCTACGCCATGGCGGGCCTCCTCGCCCTCAAGGACCGCTTTGACCTCGCCATCGGCAACGACCCCGACGCCGACCGCCACGGGATCGTCACCCCGCGGGGCCTGATGAACCCCAACCACTACCTGGCCGCCGCCCTCCACCACCTCTACACCACCCGGTCCTGGCCCGGGGCCAAGGTGGGGAAGACGGCGGTGACCAGCGCCCTCCTGGACCGGGTGGCCCAGGCCCTGGGGCGGGAGGTGTACGAGACCCCCGTGGGGTTCAAGCACTTCGTGGCGGGGCTCCTCGAGGGGTGGCTCGGCTTCGCCGGGGAGGAGAGCGCCGGGGCAAGCTTCCTCCGCTTTGACGGGAGGCCCTTCTCCACCGACAAAGACGGGATCCTCATGGGCCTCCTCGCCGCCGAGCTCATGGCCAAGCGAGGCCAGGCCCCGGACGCCCTTTACGAGGCCCTGGCGGAAAAGCTGGGCCGCCCCTACTACGCCCGCAAGGACCTCCCCGTCTCCCCCGAGGCCAAGGCCCGCCTGGCCCGGCTCTCCGCCAAGGAGGTCCATCCCTCCACCCTCGCCGGGGAGCCCGTCCTCCAGGTCCTGGACCGGGCCACGGGCAACGGGGAGCCTCTGGGCGGGATCAAGGTGGTGGCGGCCAACGCCTGGTTCGCCGTGCGCCCAAGCGGCACCGAGGACGTGGCCAAGGTCTACGCGGAAAGCTTCCTCGGGGAAGCCCACCTGGAAAGGGTCCTGGAGGAAGCCACCGCCCTCCTCCACAAGGCCCTCGCCTGA